The proteins below are encoded in one region of Cololabis saira isolate AMF1-May2022 chromosome 21, fColSai1.1, whole genome shotgun sequence:
- the arf2a gene encoding ADP-ribosylation factor 2a yields MGNFASLFKGLFGKKEMRILMVGLDAAGKTTILYKLKLGEIVTTIPTIGFNVETVEFKNISFTVWDVGGQDKIRPLWRHYFQNTQGLIFVVDSNDRERIGEAKEELMRMLAEDELRDAVLLVFANKQDLPNAMNAAEITDKLSLHSLRHRNWYIQATCATSGDGLYEGLDWLSSQLKNAK; encoded by the exons ATGGGGAATTTTGCAAGCCTCTTTAAAGGACTGTTCGGGAAAAAAGAGATGAGGATCCTGATGGTAGGACTAGATGCTGCTGGAAAGACTACTATACTGTACAAGCTCAAACTGGGAGAAATTGTTACCACAATCCCTACCATCG GTTTTAATGTTGAGACGGTAGAATTCAAGAACATCAGTTTTACAGTGTGGGATGTCGGTGGTCAGGACAAGATCAGGCCACTCTGGAGGCATTATTTCCAAAACACACAGG gtcTCATCTTTGTAGTAGACAGTAACGACCGGGAGCGAATCGGCGAGGCAAAGGAGGAGCTGATGCGAATGCTGGCTGAGGATGAGCTGAGAGATGCTGTGCTGCTTGTGTTTGCTAATAAACAG GATCTTCCAAATGCCATGAATGCAGCGGAGATCACAGACAAGCTGTCCCTTCACTCCTTGCGTCACCGCAACTGGTACATCCAGGCCACTTGTGCTACAAGTGGAGATGGGCTCTATGAGGGTCTGGACTGGCTTTCGAGCCAGCTGAAAAACGCAAAATGA